One window of Paludibacter propionicigenes WB4 genomic DNA carries:
- the ispE gene encoding 4-(cytidine 5'-diphospho)-2-C-methyl-D-erythritol kinase has product MLTYPNAKINLGLNVVEKRPDGYHNIETIFYPIGLSDVLQVEVSETCTDYSFSSSGIQIDGDPEDNLIVKAYHLLRSGYQFPPIDISLIKQIPFGAGLGGGSSDAAFMLETLNEMFQLKITPGRLEKIAAKLGADCPVFIKNKPVFATGIGNVFTPIKLSLKGYFLLLVKPDIHVSTPVAYSMIDPQKPEVSLSELILKPISEWKNVVKNDFEKSVFAKYPEIENIKNTLYNMGAIYASMSGSGSSVYGIFESAPPKTEVFQDYFVTGGELD; this is encoded by the coding sequence ATGCTTACATATCCAAACGCAAAAATAAATCTGGGGCTCAATGTCGTTGAAAAACGTCCGGATGGTTATCATAATATCGAAACGATTTTTTATCCCATCGGTTTGTCGGATGTCCTGCAGGTTGAAGTTTCAGAAACATGTACTGATTACAGCTTTTCTTCCTCGGGTATTCAGATCGACGGTGATCCGGAAGATAATCTGATTGTGAAAGCTTATCATCTTTTGCGTTCGGGATATCAGTTTCCACCCATAGATATTTCGCTGATCAAGCAAATACCCTTTGGAGCGGGTCTGGGTGGCGGTTCGTCCGATGCGGCTTTTATGTTGGAGACGCTTAATGAAATGTTTCAGCTTAAAATTACACCCGGAAGACTGGAAAAAATAGCGGCTAAACTGGGGGCAGATTGTCCGGTGTTTATAAAGAATAAACCGGTATTTGCTACAGGTATAGGTAATGTCTTTACACCAATAAAATTATCTTTGAAAGGTTATTTTCTTTTGCTCGTAAAACCGGATATCCATGTGTCGACTCCTGTGGCCTATTCGATGATAGATCCACAAAAACCGGAAGTGTCTCTTTCGGAACTTATTCTCAAGCCAATTTCCGAATGGAAAAATGTGGTAAAAAATGATTTCGAAAAATCAGTTTTTGCTAAATATCCCGAAATTGAAAATATAAAAAATACACTGTACAATATGGGTGCTATTTATGCTTCCATGTCGGGTTCGGGCTCGTCGGTTTATGGAATTTTTGAATCGGCGCCTCCAAAAACAGAGGTGTTTCAAGACTACTTTGTAACTGGTGGTGAACTTGACTGA
- the dnaB gene encoding replicative DNA helicase, with product MAEKRNYSKKPTTPTPIPANEFGKLPPQAPELEEAVLGAIMIEKDAYSLISEILKPECFYKVAHQKIYEAITTLAMQQEPIDMHTVTEQLRKNGNIDEVGGPYYITLLTAKVSSAAHLEYHARIITQKFLARELIRISTEIQTKAFDDKSDVDDLMQEAEGMLFEVSQRNLKKDVTQINPVIEEAIHRMQAAAEKQGASGVATGFHSLDKITSGWQKSDLIIIAARPAMGKTAFVLSMAKNMGVDYNQPVALFSLEMSNVQLVNRLIMNVCELEGEKVKNGQLDKEEWNKLDKDIKELIDAPIFVDDTPSLSVFELRSKARRLVKEHKVQCLIIDYLQLMNASGMSFGSREQEVSIISRSLKGLAKELDIPIIALSQLNRGVEGRSGLEGKRPQLSDLRESGAIEQDADMVCFIHRPEYYHLTEDAQGNSLLGIAEIIIAKHRNGATGDVQLKFKGQYAKFMNKDDRDKDDNPFNAGYQVISSKMNEPAGTNFYGDGVLSTPPASNPLLGGGRNDEVPF from the coding sequence ATGGCTGAAAAACGCAATTATAGCAAAAAACCTACAACACCTACTCCAATTCCCGCTAATGAATTTGGTAAACTTCCACCACAGGCTCCTGAACTTGAAGAGGCTGTGTTGGGTGCAATAATGATTGAGAAAGATGCATATTCTCTCATTTCTGAAATTCTAAAGCCCGAATGCTTTTACAAAGTAGCGCATCAAAAGATTTATGAGGCTATAACTACGCTGGCTATGCAACAGGAGCCGATTGATATGCACACGGTTACTGAGCAATTGCGAAAAAACGGAAATATCGACGAGGTAGGCGGACCGTATTACATTACATTACTTACAGCCAAAGTTTCGTCGGCAGCTCACCTGGAGTATCACGCACGTATCATTACGCAGAAATTTCTTGCCAGAGAGCTGATACGGATTTCTACTGAAATACAAACCAAAGCTTTTGACGACAAATCGGATGTGGATGACTTAATGCAGGAAGCAGAAGGAATGCTCTTTGAAGTATCGCAGCGCAACCTGAAAAAAGACGTTACGCAGATCAATCCGGTTATAGAAGAAGCCATTCACCGTATGCAGGCAGCGGCCGAGAAACAAGGTGCCAGCGGTGTGGCTACCGGCTTCCACAGCCTCGATAAGATAACATCAGGTTGGCAAAAATCCGATTTGATTATCATTGCAGCCCGTCCAGCGATGGGGAAAACAGCTTTTGTGCTCTCTATGGCTAAAAACATGGGGGTAGATTATAATCAACCGGTTGCACTGTTCTCGCTCGAAATGTCCAACGTTCAGTTGGTAAACCGTTTGATAATGAACGTATGCGAACTGGAAGGTGAAAAAGTAAAAAACGGACAACTGGACAAAGAAGAATGGAACAAACTGGACAAGGACATAAAAGAATTGATTGATGCTCCCATTTTTGTGGACGACACTCCCAGTTTATCGGTTTTTGAGCTCAGAAGTAAAGCACGCCGGCTGGTAAAAGAGCATAAAGTACAATGTCTGATTATTGACTACCTGCAGTTGATGAATGCCAGTGGTATGAGTTTCGGTAGTCGCGAGCAAGAGGTAAGTATTATTTCCCGCTCGCTGAAAGGACTGGCAAAAGAACTTGATATTCCAATCATTGCACTCTCGCAGCTCAATCGTGGTGTTGAAGGGCGCTCGGGTCTGGAGGGAAAACGTCCTCAATTATCGGATTTGCGTGAATCCGGTGCTATCGAGCAAGATGCCGACATGGTTTGCTTTATCCACCGACCGGAGTACTATCATCTGACCGAAGATGCTCAGGGAAACTCGCTATTGGGAATTGCCGAAATCATTATTGCCAAACACCGTAATGGTGCAACAGGCGATGTACAACTGAAGTTTAAAGGGCAATACGCAAAATTCATGAATAAAGATGACAGAGACAAAGATGACAATCCTTTCAATGCAGGTTATCAGGTTATTTCATCCAAAATGAATGAACCAGCCGGAACTAATTTCTACGGAGATGGCGTTTTAAGTACTCCGCCTGCTTCCAATCCTTTGCTTGGAGGTGGACGAAACGATGAAGTGCCGTTCTGA